The Brachybacterium huguangmaarense genome contains a region encoding:
- a CDS encoding MFS transporter, with protein MSSPRPAAPAVADQADPRSPGQARLALTLATVGFGLNFWAWALLSPLGPVFVSQGIATDAALLVAIPVLVGSLGRILVGALTDRFGGRTMFPILSIATIVPVLFLGVLGQHSYPMILLGGFFLGVAGTTFAIGVPYVNSWFPAAKRGMATGIYGVGMGGTAISAFATVPLWRHVGPVAPFVIVAIVLAVYAVVAWRLMPTSPTWTPVTKNLAAQLGGVMRIPLTWQTAYLYAVSFGGYVAFSVFLPTMLTTWYDLELSDAAFRMAGFVVVAVIMRPVGGTLADRLGAVRTLLVAYALVSVAAVVLAFHPGLMPLGTIAFIVMAMGLGLGSGAVFGLIGQTADPAQVGSITGFVGAAGGLGGFVPPLVMSAVHGATGSYSAGVVLLLIAALAAIGVTVVVGRRAR; from the coding sequence ATGTCCTCGCCCCGCCCTGCCGCGCCCGCCGTCGCCGACCAGGCCGATCCCCGCTCACCCGGCCAGGCGCGCCTGGCCCTCACCCTCGCGACCGTCGGCTTCGGGCTCAACTTCTGGGCCTGGGCGCTGCTCAGCCCGCTCGGTCCGGTGTTCGTCTCCCAGGGCATCGCGACGGACGCGGCGCTGCTGGTCGCGATCCCCGTGCTCGTCGGCTCGCTCGGCCGCATCCTGGTGGGCGCCCTGACCGACCGCTTCGGCGGCCGCACGATGTTCCCGATCCTGTCGATCGCGACGATCGTGCCCGTGCTGTTCCTCGGCGTCCTGGGCCAGCACAGCTACCCGATGATCCTGCTCGGCGGCTTCTTCCTCGGCGTCGCCGGGACGACCTTCGCGATCGGCGTCCCGTACGTCAACTCGTGGTTCCCGGCCGCCAAGCGCGGCATGGCCACCGGCATCTACGGCGTGGGCATGGGCGGCACCGCCATCAGCGCGTTCGCGACGGTGCCGCTGTGGCGCCACGTGGGCCCCGTCGCGCCGTTCGTGATCGTCGCGATCGTGCTGGCCGTCTACGCCGTCGTGGCGTGGCGCCTCATGCCCACCTCGCCCACCTGGACGCCCGTCACCAAGAACCTCGCCGCGCAGCTCGGCGGCGTCATGCGCATCCCGCTGACCTGGCAGACCGCGTACCTGTACGCCGTCTCCTTCGGCGGCTACGTCGCCTTCTCGGTCTTCCTGCCCACGATGCTGACCACGTGGTACGACCTCGAGCTGTCGGACGCCGCGTTCCGCATGGCCGGGTTCGTCGTGGTCGCCGTCATCATGCGGCCCGTCGGCGGCACCCTCGCCGACCGCCTCGGCGCCGTGCGGACCCTGCTCGTGGCCTACGCGCTCGTGAGCGTCGCCGCCGTCGTGCTGGCCTTCCATCCGGGCCTCATGCCGCTCGGCACGATCGCCTTCATCGTCATGGCGATGGGCCTCGGCCTCGGCTCGGGCGCCGTGTTCGGCCTCATCGGGCAGACCGCCGACCCCGCGCAGGTCGGCTCGATCACCGGGTTCGTCGGCGCCGCCGGGGGACTGGGCGGCTTCGTGCCCCCGCTCGTCATGAGCGCCGTGCACGGCGCGACCGGCAGCTACTCCGCCGGCGTCGTGCTGCTCCTGATCGCGGCGCTCGCCGCGATCGGCGTCACCGTCGTCGTGGGCCGGCGCGCCCGCTGA